A genomic window from Sphingobacterium spiritivorum includes:
- a CDS encoding serine hydrolase, translating into MKNLSLLLTLFLLSVASSAFAQKTDQKLEKKLKELTRDFHGDIGIYVRHLKTNKEVMINADSIFPTASIIKVPILAGVFNKIGKGELKYNDKFIYRQSRAYGGSGLMQFFKDSVETDLSTMAALMIGYSDNVTSIWCQELAEGTKINELMDELGLPNTRVNSRTAGREAIWKKYGWGHTTPREMATLLTLIREGKVISPDLSDKMYRILGNVFYNERSLSQIPSYIKTASKSGSLEDVRTEVVLVNAPSGDYVFSVFTKNNKDRSWEKSNEAEVLTRSISSLLWNYFEPKHPFAKQRLLD; encoded by the coding sequence ATGAAAAACCTTTCCTTACTCCTGACACTGTTTTTGCTATCCGTTGCAAGCTCAGCCTTTGCTCAAAAGACTGATCAAAAACTGGAAAAGAAACTTAAAGAACTTACCCGTGATTTCCATGGTGATATAGGTATCTATGTACGTCATCTCAAAACGAACAAAGAAGTTATGATTAATGCAGACAGTATTTTTCCTACGGCAAGCATTATCAAAGTACCGATTCTGGCAGGTGTATTTAATAAGATCGGAAAAGGGGAATTAAAATACAACGACAAATTTATATATCGTCAGAGCCGGGCGTATGGTGGTTCGGGACTGATGCAGTTTTTTAAAGACAGCGTAGAGACAGATCTGTCCACTATGGCAGCACTGATGATAGGATACAGTGATAATGTCACTTCGATCTGGTGTCAGGAACTGGCCGAAGGCACCAAAATTAATGAGCTGATGGATGAGTTAGGATTGCCCAATACCCGTGTCAATTCCCGGACAGCGGGAAGAGAAGCTATCTGGAAAAAATACGGATGGGGACATACTACGCCACGGGAGATGGCAACTCTTCTGACGCTGATACGTGAAGGTAAAGTGATATCGCCGGATCTGTCCGACAAGATGTATCGTATACTGGGAAATGTTTTTTACAACGAGCGTTCATTATCCCAGATACCATCTTATATAAAGACTGCTTCAAAGAGTGGCTCTCTGGAGGATGTAAGAACTGAAGTCGTACTGGTGAATGCTCCAAGCGGAGATTATGTATTCAGTGTATTTACTAAAAATAACAAGGACAGGAGCTGGGAAAAATCCAATGAAGCCGAAGTATTGACACGCAGTATATCCAGCTTACTCTGGAATTATTTTGAACCTAAACATCCTTTTGCAAAACAACGTCTTCTGGATTAA
- a CDS encoding DUF1543 domain-containing protein gives MEQKLFMVLLGCKPEGRHTEQHDMYFGIGESLPSLLFSMRDFWKEASGNLHVDVWREVNVVDGYTIEVVEKGKRENAELKLFFVNLGGYKENDFEEYHYKQLVVAEHMAAAIAAAKETVFWKHHTSSHIDDKYGIDVDDVYEVEDLLSAEFRSKYTLSIRQTEIAEADELHIGYLKFSKLEKGEV, from the coding sequence ATGGAGCAGAAATTATTTATGGTATTGCTGGGATGTAAGCCTGAAGGCCGGCATACAGAACAGCATGATATGTATTTTGGAATAGGAGAGAGCCTGCCATCCCTTTTGTTTTCTATGCGGGATTTCTGGAAAGAAGCATCCGGCAATCTTCATGTAGATGTATGGCGTGAAGTGAATGTAGTGGATGGCTATACGATTGAAGTGGTTGAAAAAGGTAAGCGTGAAAATGCAGAATTGAAGCTGTTCTTTGTGAATCTTGGCGGATATAAGGAAAATGATTTTGAAGAGTATCATTACAAACAGCTGGTGGTTGCAGAGCATATGGCTGCTGCTATTGCTGCTGCAAAAGAAACGGTCTTTTGGAAACACCATACTTCTTCGCATATCGATGACAAATACGGGATAGATGTAGACGATGTGTATGAGGTGGAAGATCTGTTATCTGCAGAATTCAGATCAAAATATACACTGTCAATCCGGCAAACTGAAATTGCAGAAGCTGATGAGCTTCATATCGGATATCTGAAATTCTCAAAATTGGAAAAAGGAGAGGTGTAA
- the clpB gene encoding ATP-dependent chaperone ClpB gives MNFNNYTIKAQEAIQKASEIASGNQQQAIEPAHILKALLTVDENIIGHLLKKLNVNIAYLEGEVDKQIQGYPKVSGSNIYLSNEANSALQKAQSYLKEFNDEFVSIEHLLLGILNAGGKTASLLKDQGVNEKDLKLAIKELRGNNRVTDQNAEATFNALNKYARNLNEFAESGKLDPVIGRDEEIRRVMQILSRRTKNNPILVGEPGVGKTAIAEGIAHRIIKGDAPENLKSKTVFSLDMGALIAGAKYKGEFEERLKAVVKEVSDSDGEIILFIDEIHTLVGAGGGEGAMDAANILKPALARGELRAIGATTLNEYQKYFEKDKALERRFQKVMVGEPDTQDAISILRGLKERYETHHKVRILDEAIISAVELSQRYITDRFLPDKAIDLVDEAASKLRLEMDSVPEAVDELERRIMQLEIEREAIKRENDEKKVNELSEVIANLASERDSLKAAWQSEKSLVDEVNQEIANIENFKLEADQAERAGDYGKVAELRYGKIKEAQDHVEKLKAELAEKQASSRMLKEEVTSEDIADVVSRWTGIPVNKMVQSEREKLLTLEEELHKRVAGQHEAIEAISDAIRRSRAGLSDAKRPIGSFIFLGTTGVGKTELAKALAEFLFDDEQAMIRIDMSEYQERHAVSRLIGAPPGYVGYDEGGQLTEAVRRRPYSVVLLDEIEKAHPDVFNILLQVLDDGHLTDNKGRVVNFKNTIIIMTSNTGSHIIQENFSHLNDENRDEVVAKTRSEVFELLQKSIRPEFLNRIDEVIMFTPLSRTEIGDIVRLQFNKVQHQLAEQNIFISATDEALDWLAQLGYDPVYGARPLKRVIQKRILNELSKEILSGKISRDSIIQLDTFDGQFVFLNKDKETK, from the coding sequence ATGAATTTCAACAATTATACGATCAAAGCTCAGGAAGCCATACAAAAGGCTTCTGAAATCGCCTCAGGCAATCAGCAGCAGGCGATCGAACCCGCACATATTCTAAAAGCATTATTGACCGTTGACGAAAACATCATTGGTCACTTATTAAAAAAGTTAAATGTAAATATCGCCTATCTTGAAGGAGAAGTGGACAAGCAGATCCAAGGGTATCCAAAGGTAAGCGGAAGCAATATCTATCTGAGTAACGAGGCTAATTCTGCACTTCAGAAAGCACAATCCTATCTCAAGGAGTTCAATGATGAGTTTGTCTCCATTGAGCATTTACTTTTAGGGATACTGAATGCAGGAGGTAAAACCGCTTCCCTGCTTAAAGATCAGGGTGTAAATGAAAAGGATCTGAAACTGGCGATCAAGGAACTACGCGGAAATAACCGCGTTACAGATCAGAATGCGGAGGCCACTTTCAATGCCTTAAATAAATACGCCCGGAATCTGAATGAATTTGCAGAATCCGGAAAACTTGACCCTGTCATCGGCCGTGACGAAGAGATTCGCCGGGTAATGCAGATCCTTTCCCGCAGGACCAAAAATAATCCTATACTCGTGGGTGAACCGGGTGTGGGTAAGACGGCTATTGCGGAAGGTATTGCTCACCGTATAATCAAGGGTGATGCACCGGAAAACCTGAAATCCAAAACGGTATTTTCTCTGGATATGGGTGCGCTGATTGCCGGAGCGAAATATAAAGGAGAATTTGAGGAGCGTCTAAAGGCCGTTGTCAAAGAAGTTTCTGACAGTGACGGAGAAATTATACTTTTTATAGATGAAATACATACACTGGTCGGTGCCGGAGGTGGTGAAGGTGCTATGGACGCGGCTAATATTCTGAAACCAGCCTTAGCAAGAGGTGAACTCCGTGCTATAGGTGCAACTACACTCAATGAGTATCAGAAATATTTTGAAAAGGATAAAGCCTTAGAGCGTCGTTTTCAAAAAGTAATGGTTGGTGAACCCGACACACAGGACGCCATATCTATATTAAGAGGACTAAAAGAGCGATATGAGACACATCATAAAGTAAGAATTCTGGATGAAGCCATTATTTCTGCTGTAGAGCTCTCTCAGCGTTATATAACGGATCGCTTTTTACCGGATAAAGCTATCGACCTTGTGGACGAGGCGGCTTCAAAACTTCGCTTAGAAATGGACTCCGTTCCAGAAGCAGTAGATGAACTGGAACGCCGGATCATGCAACTGGAAATCGAACGTGAAGCGATCAAACGAGAAAACGATGAAAAGAAAGTGAACGAACTGTCTGAGGTGATTGCCAACCTGGCTTCCGAACGCGATTCACTGAAAGCCGCATGGCAATCTGAAAAATCTCTTGTAGATGAAGTCAATCAGGAGATTGCCAATATTGAGAATTTCAAACTGGAAGCAGATCAGGCGGAGCGTGCAGGAGACTACGGTAAAGTAGCGGAGCTGCGATATGGTAAAATTAAAGAAGCACAGGATCATGTCGAGAAGTTAAAAGCTGAACTGGCGGAAAAGCAAGCCAGCAGCCGTATGCTGAAAGAAGAAGTAACTTCTGAAGACATCGCAGATGTTGTATCGCGATGGACAGGTATTCCGGTTAATAAAATGGTACAATCCGAACGTGAAAAGCTCCTGACGCTGGAAGAAGAGTTACACAAACGTGTAGCAGGACAACATGAAGCGATAGAAGCCATCTCTGATGCTATACGCAGATCGCGCGCCGGACTGAGTGATGCCAAACGCCCGATCGGTTCGTTTATCTTCCTGGGTACTACCGGGGTAGGTAAGACTGAATTAGCCAAAGCTCTGGCAGAATTTCTTTTTGATGACGAGCAGGCGATGATTCGTATCGATATGTCCGAATATCAGGAACGTCACGCCGTATCCCGTCTTATAGGAGCGCCTCCGGGATATGTAGGTTATGATGAAGGTGGTCAGCTGACAGAAGCGGTGAGACGTCGCCCATATTCGGTGGTATTACTGGATGAGATTGAAAAAGCACATCCCGATGTTTTCAATATCCTGTTACAGGTATTGGATGACGGACATCTGACGGATAACAAAGGTCGTGTTGTCAATTTTAAAAACACGATTATCATCATGACTTCTAATACAGGGTCACATATTATCCAGGAAAACTTCTCTCATCTTAATGATGAGAACAGGGATGAAGTAGTAGCTAAAACCAGAAGTGAGGTGTTCGAATTACTACAGAAATCTATACGTCCGGAGTTCTTGAACAGAATTGATGAAGTTATCATGTTCACACCGCTGAGCCGAACCGAGATTGGCGACATCGTCCGTCTTCAGTTCAATAAAGTTCAACATCAGTTGGCAGAACAGAATATATTTATCTCCGCTACAGATGAAGCACTGGATTGGCTGGCTCAACTCGGATATGATCCGGTATATGGTGCAAGACCGCTGAAACGTGTGATCCAAAAACGTATACTGAATGAATTATCAAAGGAAATCCTTTCCGGAAAGATCTCCAGAGATTCAATTATACAACTGGATACGTTCGACGGACAGTTTGTGTTCCTGAATAAGGATAAAGAGACCAAATAA
- a CDS encoding AAA family ATPase encodes MIYIKQVENIRPNSQRISYPYNIPSIFHLEKFRFRQPVTFIVGENGSGKSTFIESIAIRSGFNPEGGSRNFNFSTKNSHSDLFQDIKIGKGIDRFRDGYFLRAESFYNVASEIDQLYEGDYGNLERTYGGSLHECSHGESFLALLHNRLSGKGLYIFDEPESALSFGSQLNMMVRIKELVDADSQFIIATHSPILLAYPAAEIYKVTDEGLQLTVYEDTDQYRLTKFFMNSHQRILDELGL; translated from the coding sequence ATGATATATATCAAGCAGGTGGAAAATATCCGGCCTAATTCACAACGTATTTCATATCCTTATAATATTCCATCGATCTTTCACCTCGAAAAATTCAGATTCAGACAGCCGGTTACTTTTATCGTGGGAGAAAACGGATCCGGCAAGTCTACATTTATTGAGTCCATTGCTATACGATCGGGTTTCAATCCGGAAGGCGGAAGTCGAAACTTTAATTTTTCAACGAAAAATTCGCATTCAGATCTTTTCCAGGATATCAAAATTGGAAAAGGTATTGACCGCTTCAGAGATGGCTATTTCCTTAGGGCAGAAAGTTTTTACAACGTAGCCAGTGAAATAGATCAATTGTATGAAGGTGATTATGGAAATCTGGAACGTACATATGGGGGATCATTGCATGAATGTTCACACGGAGAGAGTTTTCTGGCGCTGTTGCATAACAGGCTGTCCGGAAAAGGTCTGTATATATTTGATGAGCCTGAATCTGCACTTTCATTCGGAAGTCAACTCAATATGATGGTCAGAATAAAAGAACTGGTAGATGCAGATTCACAATTTATAATTGCTACGCATTCTCCGATTCTTCTGGCTTATCCTGCCGCAGAAATTTATAAAGTAACAGACGAAGGACTTCAGCTGACCGTATATGAAGACACTGACCAATACAGGCTTACAAAATTCTTTATGAACAGTCATCAAAGAATACTGGATGAACTGGGATTGTAG
- a CDS encoding AEC family transporter produces the protein MANFILIIICIAAGYILKQTKSIHPDAHKGINTWILYFALPAVSFKYLPHIDWNRDLIVPVLSPLIVLLGSMIFFRIYCWQKHYSARTESTLTMVSGFSNTSFVGFPLVAAFYGEEYMSIAIICDQATFFLLSTLGVYLATKGSADSAAKLNLGYIIRRLFTFPPFLGCIAALILPRFVDLTAMEPVFDKLGATVSPLALFSVGLQLQFKGWKKQISQISFSLFYKLLIAPALVLIFVLLTGAKKEIGAVTIFEMAMPTLVSTSIVIEQFRLNSKIANIIIGFSILIALLTAGIWSAVIHYFLHF, from the coding sequence GTGGCCAACTTTATTTTAATTATTATATGCATTGCTGCAGGATATATACTGAAACAGACTAAAAGTATTCATCCTGATGCACATAAAGGAATTAATACTTGGATTCTGTATTTTGCTCTTCCTGCTGTCTCCTTCAAATATCTGCCTCATATCGACTGGAACAGAGATCTTATTGTTCCTGTACTGAGCCCCCTTATCGTGCTGCTGGGCAGTATGATTTTTTTTCGGATTTATTGCTGGCAAAAGCATTACAGTGCGCGCACGGAGAGTACATTGACAATGGTTTCGGGATTTAGCAATACCTCTTTTGTCGGATTTCCCTTAGTCGCTGCTTTTTACGGAGAAGAATATATGAGCATCGCTATTATCTGTGATCAGGCTACTTTCTTTTTGCTCTCGACACTCGGAGTTTATCTGGCAACTAAAGGAAGTGCTGATTCTGCGGCTAAACTTAATTTGGGATATATCATCAGGCGTTTATTCACTTTTCCTCCGTTTCTGGGCTGTATTGCCGCATTGATATTGCCCCGCTTTGTTGATCTGACGGCTATGGAGCCTGTGTTTGATAAATTAGGCGCTACCGTATCTCCACTGGCCTTATTCTCTGTAGGTTTGCAACTGCAGTTCAAAGGATGGAAGAAACAGATTTCGCAGATATCTTTTTCTCTGTTTTACAAATTGCTTATTGCCCCGGCCTTAGTTCTGATCTTTGTGTTGCTTACAGGAGCAAAGAAGGAGATTGGGGCCGTTACCATATTTGAAATGGCTATGCCTACCTTGGTTTCGACCAGTATTGTGATTGAGCAGTTTCGGTTGAATAGTAAAATCGCAAATATTATCATCGGTTTTAGTATTCTCATTGCTTTACTCACGGCAGGAATCTGGTCTGCTGTGATTCATTATTTTCTTCATTTCTAA
- the recQ gene encoding DNA helicase RecQ, producing the protein MDIEKSLFDNLQDFFGFDTFKGDQEAIITNVLNKKDTFVIMPTGGGKSICYQLPALMSQGTAIVISPLIALMKNQVDQLRAFGGTDSIAHFLNSSLNKGEITKVKQDVTQGKTKLLYVAPESLSKEENIEFLRHITVSFVAVDEAHCISEWGHDFRPEYRKIRQVINGIGENIPIIALTATATPKVQSDIRKNLQMTDATLFKSSFNRTNLYYEVRTKKNVVKEIVRFIKNNSGKTGIVYCLSRKKVEEIAEVLNINGIKALPYHAGLDAKTRADTQDKFLMEDVEVIVATIAFGMGIDKPDVRYVIHHDIPKSMEGYYQETGRAGRDGGEGVCVTFYSEKDVEKLTKFMKDKPVSEREIGTQILKEVIDYSESAVCRRKQILHYFGENFDEAGCNNMCDNCKTKKTYFDAEESLLKILGFIKEQGEKFDDQHLINVLMGQTNQPVSAYKHDEHALFGKGKEQGVIYWKSVLRQAELANFLKKDIDHYGLLMLTDGGRKYIDNPYAIKFILNRPMEKADVDGSEEPAQSSGAMDTELLKMLKELRKKIAKQKSLPPFVIFQDPSLDEMCTCYPISMEEMKQIHGVGSGKALKFGAPFVELIKKYVEDHDIDRPQDMVIKSTANKSALKVSIIQNIDRKIGLEDIASSKGVSYEDLLKEVESIVNSGTKLNIGYFVDEMIDQDRQDEVYDYFKSAEVDSIEAALKELGEADYTYEDIQLMRIKFMSELGN; encoded by the coding sequence ATGGATATAGAAAAGTCATTATTTGATAATCTTCAGGATTTTTTCGGGTTTGATACGTTTAAAGGAGACCAGGAGGCTATTATAACAAATGTGCTTAATAAAAAAGACACTTTTGTAATTATGCCGACAGGTGGGGGTAAATCCATATGTTATCAGTTGCCTGCGCTTATGAGCCAGGGTACCGCTATTGTCATCTCTCCGCTCATTGCACTGATGAAGAATCAGGTAGACCAACTCAGAGCATTCGGAGGCACGGATAGTATTGCACATTTTCTGAATTCTTCTCTCAATAAGGGAGAAATTACGAAAGTAAAACAGGATGTAACACAGGGTAAAACCAAGTTGTTATATGTCGCTCCGGAATCGCTGTCAAAAGAAGAAAATATAGAATTTTTAAGACACATCACTGTGTCATTTGTCGCTGTGGATGAAGCGCATTGTATCTCTGAATGGGGGCATGACTTCAGACCTGAATATCGTAAGATCAGACAGGTAATCAATGGTATAGGTGAAAATATTCCTATTATAGCACTTACAGCTACAGCCACGCCTAAGGTGCAGTCTGATATCCGCAAGAATCTGCAGATGACCGATGCGACACTGTTCAAATCGTCCTTCAACCGTACCAATCTTTATTATGAAGTGCGGACAAAAAAGAACGTTGTTAAAGAGATTGTCCGTTTCATCAAAAATAATTCAGGAAAGACAGGAATTGTATATTGTCTTAGCCGTAAGAAGGTGGAGGAAATCGCCGAGGTATTAAATATCAACGGTATCAAAGCATTACCATATCATGCAGGGCTGGATGCCAAGACACGGGCAGATACACAGGACAAGTTTCTGATGGAAGATGTAGAGGTCATCGTGGCGACAATAGCCTTTGGTATGGGTATCGATAAGCCGGATGTCAGATATGTCATCCACCATGATATTCCAAAATCAATGGAAGGTTACTATCAGGAGACCGGACGTGCAGGACGGGATGGTGGAGAAGGAGTCTGTGTCACATTCTATTCTGAAAAGGATGTTGAAAAGCTGACCAAATTCATGAAAGATAAGCCGGTGTCAGAACGTGAAATCGGTACACAGATATTAAAAGAAGTTATAGATTATTCGGAGTCAGCAGTATGTCGCCGTAAACAGATTCTTCACTATTTCGGTGAAAATTTTGATGAGGCTGGTTGCAACAATATGTGTGACAACTGTAAGACAAAGAAGACATACTTTGATGCAGAAGAGTCTCTGCTCAAAATATTGGGATTTATTAAAGAGCAGGGAGAGAAGTTCGATGATCAGCACCTGATCAATGTCCTGATGGGACAGACTAATCAACCGGTATCGGCCTATAAGCACGACGAACATGCTTTGTTCGGTAAAGGTAAAGAGCAAGGTGTGATTTACTGGAAATCCGTACTCAGACAGGCTGAGCTTGCTAATTTTCTGAAGAAAGATATCGATCATTACGGATTATTAATGTTGACGGACGGTGGCCGTAAGTATATCGATAACCCATATGCCATCAAATTTATTCTCAACAGACCCATGGAAAAAGCGGATGTCGACGGTTCTGAAGAACCTGCACAGAGCTCGGGTGCTATGGATACCGAATTGCTGAAAATGCTGAAAGAATTGCGGAAAAAGATTGCCAAGCAAAAATCTCTTCCGCCGTTTGTTATCTTTCAGGACCCTTCACTCGATGAAATGTGTACCTGCTATCCGATTTCTATGGAGGAAATGAAACAAATCCATGGTGTGGGATCAGGGAAAGCGCTCAAATTTGGAGCACCGTTTGTCGAACTTATCAAGAAATATGTGGAAGATCATGATATTGATCGTCCGCAGGATATGGTTATCAAGAGTACGGCTAATAAATCAGCACTGAAAGTCTCCATTATCCAGAATATAGACCGTAAGATCGGACTGGAAGATATCGCCTCCTCAAAAGGGGTGTCCTATGAAGATCTTCTGAAAGAAGTGGAATCTATCGTTAATTCGGGTACCAAACTCAATATCGGATATTTTGTTGATGAAATGATCGATCAGGATCGTCAGGATGAGGTCTATGATTATTTCAAAAGCGCAGAAGTAGATTCTATAGAAGCGGCATTGAAAGAACTGGGTGAAGCTGATTATACCTATGAAGATATTCAACTGATGCGTATCAAGTTTATGTCCGAACTGGGTAACTAA
- a CDS encoding ferritin, giving the protein MNTNRLSKEMQSALIAQMTKEASAAQIYLSLGIWADDQGYGGIANFLFRHANEERNHMTKFMEYILERGGKPRVEAIPAPPADPKSLTECFNRVFQHEVDNTEAIYNIVNLSMKEQDWATWNFAQWFVKEQIEEEKLALELIDKLKIAGGDKASDESLFNLDKALGEADDEVSLAREATAENP; this is encoded by the coding sequence ATGAATACAAACAGATTATCAAAAGAAATGCAGTCCGCACTGATCGCTCAAATGACAAAAGAAGCCAGTGCAGCACAAATTTACCTGTCATTGGGCATATGGGCGGATGATCAGGGATATGGTGGTATTGCTAATTTTCTATTCAGACATGCCAATGAGGAACGGAATCATATGACAAAGTTTATGGAATATATTCTGGAACGCGGAGGTAAACCTCGTGTAGAAGCTATTCCTGCACCTCCTGCAGACCCCAAATCATTGACAGAATGCTTCAATAGAGTATTTCAGCATGAAGTAGACAATACAGAAGCCATATACAACATCGTCAATCTATCGATGAAAGAACAGGATTGGGCAACGTGGAATTTTGCACAGTGGTTTGTCAAAGAACAGATTGAAGAAGAGAAACTAGCGCTGGAATTAATTGACAAGCTGAAAATCGCCGGCGGAGACAAAGCTTCAGACGAATCGTTGTTCAACCTGGACAAAGCATTGGGAGAAGCAGATGACGAAGTGAGCCTGGCCCGTGAAGCAACAGCTGAAAATCCATAA
- the kdsA gene encoding 3-deoxy-8-phosphooctulonate synthase translates to MIQSYLPHIKNGQSANFFLMAGPCAIEGEDIALRIAEKIVTITDKLNIPYIFKGSYRKANRSRVDSFTGIGDEKALKILEKVGQTFGVPTVTDIHESHEAALAAAYVDVLQIPAFLCRQTELLVAAAETGKVVNIKKGQFLSAESMKFAVDKVIDSGNNKVFLTDRGNTFGYQDLIVDFRGIPQMKAFQVPTVMDCTHSLQQPNQTSGVTGGKPELIETIAKAAIAVGADGLFIETHPDPANAKSDGANMLHLDLLEGLLTKLVRVREAIL, encoded by the coding sequence ATGATACAATCCTATTTACCTCATATTAAAAACGGTCAGTCTGCCAATTTTTTTCTGATGGCCGGCCCTTGTGCAATTGAAGGAGAAGATATTGCTCTCCGCATTGCTGAAAAGATCGTTACTATTACAGACAAACTTAATATCCCTTATATTTTTAAAGGATCATACCGCAAAGCAAACCGTTCACGCGTCGATTCATTTACCGGAATAGGAGATGAAAAGGCATTGAAAATTTTGGAAAAAGTTGGACAGACATTTGGAGTGCCTACTGTTACGGATATTCATGAAAGCCATGAGGCAGCTCTTGCAGCGGCCTATGTAGATGTTCTTCAGATTCCCGCTTTTCTATGTCGTCAGACCGAATTGTTGGTGGCTGCGGCTGAAACAGGGAAAGTAGTTAATATTAAAAAAGGACAATTCCTTTCTGCTGAATCAATGAAGTTTGCGGTAGATAAAGTAATCGATTCGGGGAATAATAAAGTTTTTCTGACCGATCGCGGAAATACCTTCGGATATCAGGATCTGATTGTGGATTTCAGAGGAATTCCACAGATGAAAGCATTTCAGGTGCCTACAGTAATGGACTGTACGCACTCTTTGCAACAACCCAATCAGACTTCGGGTGTGACAGGAGGGAAACCTGAGCTTATCGAGACCATTGCTAAAGCTGCTATTGCTGTAGGAGCAGACGGTCTTTTTATCGAAACACATCCGGATCCGGCTAATGCTAAGTCTGATGGCGCAAATATGCTTCATTTAGATCTTCTGGAAGGTCTTTTGACAAAATTGGTGCGTGTCAGAGAAGCAATCCTGTAA
- a CDS encoding acyloxyacyl hydrolase encodes MHGICEAQSDLLWTVQDSVTPARRKNPLIIEIEAENGGIIASKDVKQVTFEDAYYNGVNLRVGWQTQRSKDIYHQLYNYPIYGVGLYSSTFNTNIIGSPYAVYGFVIVPIHPKNDKRWTYEYRIALGLSGNFKPYNEETNPLNLVIGTKNNVFIDFGFRAKYKFHKNFDVGVGAAFHHFSNGAMRLPNKGVNLLPLTASLTYTPNSESADYSRAEVPPFEQTWLYHINIAGGFKQIDRQIDKRYHKATLSAYMSRHVSYKWRFGGGFDFFYSASGNAEEIAGSEKGKFRALFSGGPAFYMAHVLNERLVLNGNIGYYLHKNDFNGEIENFYLRAGARYYVYKNINAGVSIKAHMGKADYIEWTAGYTFGKKH; translated from the coding sequence ATGCATGGCATCTGCGAAGCACAGTCGGACCTGCTGTGGACTGTGCAGGACAGCGTCACACCAGCTCGTCGCAAAAATCCGCTGATAATTGAAATTGAGGCTGAAAACGGAGGTATTATTGCTTCCAAGGATGTTAAACAAGTCACTTTTGAAGATGCATATTATAATGGTGTCAATCTACGTGTAGGATGGCAAACCCAGCGTTCCAAAGATATTTATCATCAACTCTATAACTATCCGATATATGGAGTCGGACTGTATTCCAGTACCTTCAACACCAATATCATCGGCAGTCCCTATGCGGTTTATGGATTTGTAATCGTACCTATACATCCTAAAAATGATAAGAGATGGACTTATGAATACCGCATTGCATTGGGTTTGTCCGGCAACTTCAAGCCATATAATGAAGAAACAAATCCGTTGAACTTAGTTATCGGAACAAAAAATAATGTTTTTATAGACTTTGGTTTTCGGGCCAAATATAAATTTCATAAAAATTTCGATGTAGGCGTCGGAGCGGCATTTCATCACTTTTCAAACGGCGCTATGCGTCTGCCAAATAAAGGTGTGAACCTATTGCCGCTGACCGCATCACTCACCTATACACCTAACTCCGAGTCAGCAGATTACAGCCGTGCAGAAGTTCCTCCGTTTGAGCAGACCTGGCTGTATCACATTAATATAGCCGGAGGATTCAAACAAATTGACAGACAGATTGACAAGAGATATCACAAAGCCACATTAAGTGCTTATATGAGTCGCCATGTATCTTATAAATGGAGATTTGGAGGTGGCTTTGATTTCTTTTACTCGGCATCCGGAAATGCAGAGGAAATTGCGGGCAGTGAAAAAGGTAAATTTAGAGCCTTATTTTCCGGAGGTCCGGCATTCTATATGGCGCATGTCCTGAATGAACGTTTGGTATTGAATGGAAATATCGGATATTATCTGCATAAAAATGATTTTAACGGAGAAATTGAAAATTTCTATCTGAGAGCCGGAGCCCGCTATTATGTGTACAAAAACATCAATGCCGGCGTATCAATTAAAGCACATATGGGTAAAGCAGACTATATTGAATGGACTGCAGGATATACATTTGGTAAAAAACACTGA